The Pseudophryne corroboree isolate aPseCor3 chromosome 2, aPseCor3.hap2, whole genome shotgun sequence genome has a segment encoding these proteins:
- the ANKRD49 gene encoding ankyrin repeat domain-containing protein 49, with the protein MTSLQDKDSPSLAAVPSAQGQGTEITPEEECELQEKLDYFPDDFNQLDLLETHRHLIPTGTQSLWLGDSDDEDEEKGEEWYQTQDENLKDNPKELLLFAAENNRLETVQRILSVHPDLVNTTDEDRYTPLHRASYNGHLGVVRELIAQGADVHAVTIDGWCPLHSACKWNNTSVASFLLQHGADINAQTKGLLTPLHLAAANRGSQQILELLLMNRYIKPHLTNTLGETAYEIAQRTDVYYYLFEIADYWT; encoded by the exons ATGACAAGCCTTCAGGATAAGGACTCTCCCAGTCTGGCCGCTGTCCCCTCCGCCCAGGGCCAAGGCACAGAGATCACGCCAGAGGAAGAATGTGAATTGCAGGAGAAACTCGATTACTTCCCCGATGACTTTAACCAGCTGGATCTACTGGAAACTCACCGGCATCTCATTCCAACCGGGACCCAGAGTCTGTGGCTGGGGGATTCTGATGATGAAGATGAGGAGAAGGGCGAGGAGTGGTACCAAACGCAGGATGAGAATCTAAAGGATAACCCTAAAGAGTTGCTGCTATTTGCTGCTGAAAATAACAGA CTGGAAACCGTTCAGCGAATCCTGTCCGTCCATCCAGATCTTGTCAACACAACTGATGAAGACCGTTACACCCCGCTGCACAGAGCCTCATACAACGGTCACCTGGGCGTGGTGCGGGAGCTGATTGCACAAGGAGCGGATGTGCACGCAGTCACTATAGACGGGTGGTGCCCATTGCACAGCGCCTGCAAGTGGAATAACACTTCCGTTGCTTCCTTCCTGCTGCAGCACGGCGCTGACATCAACGCGCAGACTAAGGGTTTACTGACCCCACTACACCTGGCTGCTGCCAACAGGGGCAGCCAGCAAATCTTGGAGCTTCTTCTCATGAACCGCTACATCAAACCTCATCTGACAAATACGTTGGGAGAGACGGCTTATGAAATTGCCCAGCGAACCGACGTGTATTACTACCTCTTTGAAATTGCTGATTATTGGACATAA